In Candidatus Roseilinea sp., one DNA window encodes the following:
- the pfkA gene encoding ATP-dependent 6-phosphofructokinase, with the protein MKRIAVVTSGGDVPGLNAAIRAVTRSALAYGVQVIGIHRGYEGLIAGEFTEMTSRDVGGILRKGGTILGTSRSERFMTDEGRRAAKEQLERAGIEGLVVIGGNGTLAGAYQLYKLGVPLVGVPKTIDNDQYGTDTAIGVDTALNTIADAVGRVKDTASSHRRAFLIEVMGRRCGYLALASGIICGAEMVLIPEQPASPDDVAHRIIEVSHTGKAHCIIIVAEGWPPGLRALKEHLLTNHIEEGFDVREVVLGHVQRGGTPTAFDRLLATRMGVRAVESLLDGSGVGHMVGLHGGQLALVPLEVATSQQKPLSAEMLRIAEMLCR; encoded by the coding sequence ATGAAGCGAATCGCAGTAGTCACTTCCGGCGGCGATGTCCCCGGCCTCAACGCGGCCATCCGCGCCGTCACGCGTTCGGCATTGGCGTATGGCGTCCAGGTGATCGGCATCCATCGCGGGTACGAGGGCTTGATCGCCGGCGAATTCACCGAGATGACCTCCCGCGACGTGGGCGGCATCTTGCGCAAAGGCGGCACCATCCTGGGCACCTCGCGCAGCGAACGGTTCATGACCGACGAGGGCCGCCGCGCAGCTAAAGAACAACTGGAGCGGGCCGGCATCGAAGGCCTCGTGGTGATCGGCGGCAACGGGACGTTGGCCGGCGCGTATCAGCTCTACAAGCTCGGGGTCCCGCTGGTCGGCGTACCCAAGACGATTGACAACGACCAGTACGGCACCGACACGGCCATCGGCGTGGACACGGCGCTCAACACCATCGCCGATGCGGTGGGGCGCGTCAAAGACACGGCCTCGTCACACCGGCGCGCCTTCCTCATCGAGGTGATGGGCCGGCGATGCGGCTATCTGGCGCTGGCCAGCGGCATCATCTGTGGCGCGGAAATGGTGCTCATCCCCGAGCAGCCGGCCTCGCCGGATGACGTCGCGCATCGCATCATCGAGGTCAGCCACACCGGCAAGGCGCATTGCATCATCATCGTTGCCGAAGGATGGCCGCCTGGATTGCGGGCGCTGAAGGAGCATCTGCTTACCAACCACATCGAGGAGGGATTCGACGTGCGCGAGGTGGTGCTGGGTCACGTGCAGCGTGGCGGCACGCCTACGGCGTTCGACCGGTTGCTGGCTACGCGCATGGGCGTGCGCGCCGTCGAGTCGTTGCTGGACGGCAGCGGCGTCGGCCATATGGTCGGCTTGCACGGCGGCCAACTGGCCCTGGTGCCACTCGAAGTCGCTACGTCGCAACAAAAGCCGCTCTCGGCGGAGATGCTGCGCATCGCCGAGATGCTGTGCCGCTAG